The following coding sequences lie in one Lelliottia jeotgali genomic window:
- a CDS encoding Transcriptional regulator, IclR family, with protein MTPEKERPAGSQSLFRGLMLIEILSNYPNGCPLAHLSELAGLNKSTVHRLLQGLQSCGYVTPAPAAGSYRLTTKFIAVGQKALSSLNIIHVAAPHLENLNIVTGETVNFSSREDDHAILIYKLEPTTGMLRTRAYIGQHMPLYCSAMGKIYMAFGHQDYVASYWQSHQEQIQPLTRNTITELSAMYDELAEIRTRSMAMDKEENELGVSCIAVPVFDIHGRVPYAISISLSTSRMKQVGEKNLLKPLRETAEAISQEFGFTVRG; from the coding sequence ATGACGCCAGAAAAAGAGAGGCCAGCAGGCAGCCAGAGTTTGTTTCGCGGCCTGATGCTGATTGAAATTCTGAGTAACTATCCGAATGGGTGTCCGCTGGCGCATTTATCGGAACTTGCCGGACTCAACAAAAGCACCGTGCATCGGTTGTTGCAGGGTTTGCAGTCGTGCGGGTACGTCACTCCCGCGCCAGCGGCGGGCAGCTATCGCCTGACCACTAAATTTATCGCCGTTGGGCAAAAAGCCCTGTCGTCGCTGAACATCATCCACGTGGCGGCGCCACATCTTGAAAATCTGAATATCGTGACGGGTGAGACGGTGAATTTCTCCAGCCGGGAAGATGACCACGCGATCCTGATCTACAAGCTGGAACCGACAACCGGCATGCTGCGCACACGCGCTTATATCGGCCAGCACATGCCGCTCTACTGTTCTGCGATGGGTAAGATTTACATGGCGTTTGGCCATCAGGATTACGTGGCGAGCTACTGGCAGAGCCATCAGGAACAGATTCAGCCCCTGACCCGCAACACGATTACTGAGCTGAGTGCCATGTATGATGAGCTGGCGGAGATCCGTACCCGCAGCATGGCGATGGACAAAGAAGAGAACGAGCTGGGCGTGTCTTGCATCGCGGTGCCGGTATTTGATATTCACGGGCGCGTGCCGTATGCCATCTCCATTTCCCTGTCGACCTCGCGCATGAAGCAGGTGGGGGAGAAGAATTTGCTCAAGCCGCTGCGTGAAACGGCGGAAGCGATCTCACAAGAATTTGGCTTTACCGTTCGCGGCTAA
- a CDS encoding 3-dehydro-L-gulonate 2-dehydrogenase encodes MKVTFDELKAAFNRVLLNRGIKADTADACAEMFARTTESGVYSHGVNRFPRFIQQLDNGDIIPDAQPKRTTTLGAIEQWDAQRSIGNLTAKKMMDRATELASDHGIGLVALRNANHWMRGGSYGWQAAEKGYIGICWTNSIAVMPPWGAKECRIGTNPLIVAIPSTPITMVDMSMSMFSYGMLEVNRLAGRELPVDGGFDDEGNLTKEPGVIEKNRRILPMGYWKGSGLSIVLDMIATLLSNGSSVAEVTQDNSDEYGVSQIFIAIEVDKLIDGPTRDAKLQRIMDFITTAERSDEDVAVRLPGHEFTRLLEENRRNGITIDDSVWAKIQSL; translated from the coding sequence ATGAAAGTGACCTTTGACGAGTTGAAAGCAGCCTTCAATCGGGTACTGCTCAACCGTGGCATTAAGGCCGACACCGCCGATGCCTGCGCAGAGATGTTTGCGCGCACCACCGAATCTGGCGTCTATTCGCACGGCGTGAACCGTTTCCCACGTTTCATTCAGCAGCTGGATAACGGGGATATCATCCCCGACGCGCAGCCGAAGCGCACCACCACGCTGGGTGCCATTGAGCAGTGGGACGCCCAGCGCTCCATCGGCAACCTGACCGCCAAAAAGATGATGGATCGCGCCACCGAGCTGGCCTCGGATCACGGGATTGGGTTAGTGGCGCTGCGCAACGCCAACCACTGGATGCGCGGCGGGAGCTACGGCTGGCAGGCCGCCGAGAAAGGCTATATCGGAATTTGCTGGACCAACTCCATCGCCGTGATGCCACCGTGGGGCGCAAAGGAGTGCCGCATCGGCACCAACCCGCTGATCGTCGCCATTCCTTCCACACCTATCACTATGGTGGATATGTCGATGTCGATGTTCTCTTACGGCATGCTCGAAGTGAACCGCCTCGCCGGGCGCGAATTGCCGGTCGATGGCGGGTTTGACGACGAAGGCAATCTGACCAAAGAGCCGGGCGTTATCGAGAAAAACCGACGCATTTTACCGATGGGCTACTGGAAAGGTTCCGGCCTGTCTATCGTGCTCGACATGATTGCCACTCTCCTTTCCAACGGATCGTCCGTGGCGGAAGTCACTCAGGACAACAGCGACGAGTACGGTGTGTCGCAGATCTTTATTGCCATCGAAGTGGACAAGCTGATCGACGGTCCAACCCGCGATGCCAAGTTGCAGCGCATCATGGATTTCATCACCACTGCCGAACGTTCAGACGAGGATGTCGCCGTGCGCCTGCCGGGACATGAATTCACCCGTTTGCTGGAAGAGAACCGTCGCAATGGCATCACCATTGATGACAGCGTGTGGGCGAAGATCCAGTCGCTGTAA
- a CDS encoding Valine--pyruvate aminotransferase: MLGGGNPAQIPAMNDYFHNLLAEMLQNGKATDALCNYDGPQGKTELLALLADMLRDELGWDIEPQNIALTNGSQSAFFYLFNLFAGRSADGTTKKVLFPLTPEYIGYADSGLEEDLFVSARPNIELLPEGQFKYHVDFEHLHVGEETGMICVSRPTNPTGNVITDEELLKLDALANQHGIPLVIDNAYGVPFPGIIFSEARPLWNPNIVLCMSLSKLGLPGSRCGIIIANEKIISAITNMNGIISLAPGGIGPAMMSEMIKRNDLLRLSNEVIKPFYFQRVQETIATIRRYLPEDRCLIHKPEGAIFLWLWFKDLPITTELLYQRLKKRGVLMVPGDYFFPGLDKPWPHTHQCMRMNYVPEPEKIEAGVKILAEEIELAWTEGSR; encoded by the coding sequence ATGCTCGGCGGGGGGAATCCGGCCCAAATCCCGGCCATGAACGACTACTTCCACAACCTGCTGGCGGAGATGCTGCAAAACGGCAAAGCCACTGATGCGCTGTGCAATTACGACGGCCCGCAGGGCAAAACCGAGCTGCTGGCGCTGCTGGCCGATATGTTGCGCGATGAACTGGGTTGGGATATCGAGCCACAGAATATTGCACTGACAAACGGCAGCCAGAGCGCGTTTTTCTACTTGTTTAACCTCTTTGCAGGGCGCAGCGCCGACGGCACCACCAAAAAAGTGCTATTCCCGCTGACACCAGAGTACATCGGTTACGCCGATTCGGGGCTGGAAGAGGACCTGTTTGTCTCGGCGCGGCCAAACATTGAGTTGCTGCCAGAGGGCCAGTTCAAATATCACGTCGATTTTGAACATCTGCACGTCGGCGAAGAGACCGGCATGATTTGCGTCTCGCGGCCAACCAACCCGACGGGTAACGTCATCACCGACGAAGAGCTGCTGAAATTAGACGCCCTGGCCAATCAACACGGCATTCCGCTGGTTATTGATAACGCCTACGGCGTGCCATTCCCCGGCATTATCTTTAGCGAAGCCCGCCCGCTGTGGAACCCAAATATCGTCCTGTGCATGAGCCTCTCGAAGCTCGGCCTGCCGGGCAGCCGCTGCGGCATTATCATCGCCAACGAAAAAATCATCAGTGCCATCACCAATATGAACGGCATTATCAGCCTTGCGCCTGGCGGAATCGGCCCAGCGATGATGAGCGAAATGATTAAGCGCAACGATCTGCTGCGCCTGTCAAATGAGGTGATAAAACCGTTTTACTTTCAGCGTGTGCAAGAAACGATCGCCACTATTCGCCGCTATTTACCCGAAGATCGCTGCCTGATTCATAAACCTGAAGGGGCGATTTTCCTGTGGCTGTGGTTTAAAGACTTGCCGATCACTACCGAGCTGCTCTATCAGCGCCTGAAAAAACGCGGCGTGCTGATGGTGCCGGGAGATTACTTCTTCCCAGGGCTGGATAAGCCGTGGCCGCATACGCATCAGTGCATGCGCATGAACTATGTGCCGGAGCCAGAGAAAATCGAAGCCGGAGTGAAAATTTTGGCCGAAGAGATTGAACTGGCATGGACTGAAGGCAGCCGCTAA
- a CDS encoding L-xylulose-3-keto-L-gulonate kinase: MSEKEPFWLGIDCGGTYLKAGLYNSQGKEHSIERCAVTTLSPRPGYAERDMHLLWQRCHETVAALLKHTGISGSQIKGIGISAQGKGLFLLDKQDRPLGNAILSSDRRALEIVQRWQQDEIPEKLYPHTRQTLWTGHPASLLRWVKEHDHPRYQQIGCVMMAHDYLRWCLTGKKGCEESNISESNLYNMNTGDYDPQLTRWLGISEIDSALPPIVGSAEICGEITAQAATLTGLAAGTPVVGGLFDVVSTAICAGLHDEHTLNAVMGTWAVTSGIANGIGNNEPFPYVYGRYVHPQQYIVHEASPTSSGNLEWLTSQWGEISFDEINQAVASLPKAESGVFFLPFLYGSNAGLEMTSGFYGMQALHTRAHLLQAVYEGVVFSHMTHLNRMLERFTDVHALRVTGGPTHSRVWMQMLADVSGLAIELPQVEETGCSGAALAALVGTGIFPDFHTAQQNLKHDIRVIEPDMQVHAAYQRKYHRYQILISALQGFHARIKEYDL; encoded by the coding sequence ATGAGTGAAAAAGAACCCTTCTGGCTGGGTATCGATTGTGGCGGTACTTATCTGAAAGCCGGTCTGTACAACAGCCAGGGTAAAGAACACAGCATCGAACGCTGCGCAGTTACGACGCTCAGCCCGCGTCCGGGCTATGCCGAGCGCGACATGCATCTGCTCTGGCAGCGCTGCCACGAGACGGTCGCCGCGCTGCTCAAACATACCGGCATTAGTGGCTCCCAAATCAAAGGTATCGGCATTTCCGCCCAGGGCAAAGGCCTGTTTCTGCTCGATAAACAGGATCGCCCTTTAGGCAACGCCATCCTCTCTTCCGACCGCCGGGCGCTGGAAATCGTCCAGCGCTGGCAACAAGACGAGATCCCAGAAAAACTCTACCCCCATACGCGACAAACCCTGTGGACCGGGCATCCCGCTTCGCTGTTGCGCTGGGTCAAAGAGCACGACCACCCGCGCTACCAGCAGATCGGCTGCGTGATGATGGCCCATGACTATCTGCGCTGGTGTTTAACGGGCAAAAAGGGCTGCGAAGAGAGCAACATTTCCGAGTCCAATCTCTACAACATGAACACGGGCGACTACGACCCGCAGCTGACGCGCTGGCTGGGCATCAGCGAAATCGACAGCGCTTTGCCGCCCATCGTCGGTTCAGCAGAAATTTGCGGGGAAATCACCGCTCAGGCAGCCACCTTGACCGGTCTTGCGGCGGGTACGCCCGTCGTGGGTGGCTTGTTTGATGTGGTTTCCACCGCGATCTGCGCCGGACTGCACGACGAGCATACGCTTAACGCAGTGATGGGAACCTGGGCCGTCACCAGCGGGATTGCCAACGGCATTGGCAATAACGAACCCTTCCCGTACGTTTATGGCCGCTACGTTCATCCGCAGCAGTACATCGTTCACGAAGCCAGCCCGACATCCTCCGGGAATCTTGAGTGGCTCACGTCACAGTGGGGTGAGATTTCTTTTGACGAGATCAACCAAGCCGTTGCCAGCCTGCCGAAAGCGGAAAGCGGCGTGTTCTTCCTGCCGTTTCTCTACGGCAGCAACGCCGGGCTGGAGATGACGAGCGGCTTCTACGGTATGCAGGCGCTGCACACCCGTGCCCATCTGTTGCAAGCCGTTTATGAAGGGGTGGTGTTCAGCCACATGACCCATCTCAACCGCATGCTGGAGCGCTTTACCGATGTCCACGCCCTGCGCGTCACCGGCGGTCCGACCCATTCCAGGGTGTGGATGCAGATGCTGGCAGACGTCAGTGGGCTGGCTATCGAACTGCCGCAGGTCGAAGAAACCGGCTGCTCCGGCGCGGCGCTGGCTGCCCTTGTCGGCACCGGGATCTTCCCCGACTTTCACACCGCACAGCAAAACCTCAAACATGATATTCGCGTCATTGAGCCCGATATGCAGGTGCACGCCGCCTACCAGCGCAAATATCACCGCTACCAGATACTGATTTCAGCATTGCAGGGTTTTCACGCCCGCATTAAGGAGTACGACCTATGA
- a CDS encoding Periplasmic alpha-amylase — protein MKRSALALLLLPTMANADWSSPGFSAFNAEAAGVFTSHAKFAKGTRPLTLSFDNVCWQPTNPIKLNEMMSLKPCEGTPPQWRLFREGDYQMRIDTRSGTPTLMLTVQSAAEKPVADITRQCPKWDGKPLTIEVKDTFPEGSVVRDFYSQQTATVQQGKITLQPAANSNGLLLLERAETDKAAPFNWQNATVYFVLTDRFVNGDPSNDNSYGRHKDGMQEIGTFHGGDLKGLASKLDYLQQLGVNALWISSPLEQIHGWVGGGTKGDFPHYAYHGYYTQDWTKLDANMGNEDDLRHLVDEAHKRGIRILFDVVMNHTGYATLADMQEFQFGALYLQGDELKKTLGERWTDWKPAAGQSWHSFNDYINFSDKAGWEKWWGKNWVRTDIGDYDNPGFDDLTMSLAFLPDLKTESTTPSGLPNFYRHKPDTHAKEIAGYTPRDYLTHWLSQWVRDYGIDGFRVDTAKHVELPAWQALKAQSTQALKEWKQANPDKTLDDTPFWMTGESWGHGVMQSEYYRHGFDAMINFDYQEQAAKAVDCLADMDMTWQQMAEKLQGFNVLSYLSSHDTRLFRDGGPRAAELLLLSPGSVQIYYGDESERPFGPTGSDPLQGTRSDMNWQDVAGNQAATVKHWQILGQFRARHPAIGEGTQTTLSLKQGYGFVRQHQGDSVMVVWAGNR, from the coding sequence ATGAAACGCTCAGCTTTAGCCCTTTTGCTTTTACCCACGATGGCAAATGCAGACTGGTCATCTCCTGGCTTCTCCGCGTTCAATGCCGAGGCGGCTGGGGTATTCACCAGCCACGCGAAGTTTGCGAAGGGTACTCGCCCGCTGACGTTGAGTTTTGACAACGTGTGCTGGCAGCCGACAAACCCGATTAAACTCAATGAGATGATGTCGCTAAAACCTTGTGAAGGAACGCCGCCCCAGTGGCGTTTGTTCCGCGAGGGTGATTATCAGATGCGCATTGATACGCGCTCAGGCACGCCGACGCTCATGCTGACAGTGCAAAGCGCCGCAGAAAAACCTGTTGCGGATATCACTCGTCAGTGCCCGAAATGGGACGGAAAACCGCTCACTATCGAGGTTAAAGACACTTTCCCGGAAGGCTCCGTCGTCCGGGATTTCTACAGTCAGCAGACGGCCACGGTGCAACAAGGGAAAATCACCCTGCAACCCGCCGCGAACAGTAACGGTCTGCTGCTGCTTGAGCGTGCAGAAACCGACAAAGCCGCGCCATTCAACTGGCAAAACGCCACCGTCTACTTTGTGCTGACGGACCGCTTCGTAAACGGCGATCCCTCCAACGATAACAGCTATGGCCGCCATAAAGACGGCATGCAGGAGATTGGCACCTTCCACGGCGGCGATCTCAAAGGGCTCGCCAGCAAGCTTGATTATCTGCAACAGCTTGGCGTTAACGCGCTGTGGATAAGCTCACCGCTGGAGCAAATTCACGGTTGGGTTGGCGGCGGCACGAAAGGCGATTTCCCGCACTACGCCTATCACGGCTACTACACGCAGGACTGGACAAAACTCGACGCCAATATGGGCAACGAAGACGATCTGCGCCATCTGGTCGATGAGGCACACAAACGCGGCATCCGCATTCTCTTTGACGTCGTGATGAACCACACCGGCTACGCTACGCTTGCTGATATGCAGGAGTTCCAGTTCGGCGCGCTGTATTTGCAGGGTGACGAGCTGAAAAAGACGCTGGGCGAACGCTGGACCGACTGGAAACCTGCCGCCGGGCAGAGCTGGCACAGCTTTAACGACTACATCAATTTCAGCGACAAAGCCGGGTGGGAAAAGTGGTGGGGCAAAAACTGGGTCCGCACCGATATTGGCGATTACGACAACCCCGGCTTCGACGATCTGACCATGTCACTGGCCTTTTTACCGGATCTCAAAACCGAATCCACCACGCCATCCGGTTTGCCCAATTTCTATCGCCATAAACCGGACACCCACGCCAAAGAAATCGCCGGATATACACCGCGTGATTATCTCACCCACTGGCTCAGCCAATGGGTACGCGACTACGGCATCGACGGTTTCCGCGTCGATACCGCCAAACACGTCGAGCTACCCGCCTGGCAAGCGCTGAAGGCGCAATCGACGCAGGCGCTCAAAGAGTGGAAACAGGCTAACCCGGATAAAACACTCGATGACACTCCGTTCTGGATGACGGGAGAATCCTGGGGGCATGGCGTGATGCAAAGCGAGTACTACCGCCACGGATTCGACGCGATGATCAACTTTGACTATCAGGAGCAGGCCGCCAAAGCGGTGGATTGCCTGGCCGATATGGATATGACCTGGCAGCAAATGGCGGAAAAATTACAGGGATTCAACGTCCTGAGCTATCTCTCCTCCCACGACACGCGCCTGTTCCGCGACGGTGGCCCGCGCGCGGCGGAACTCCTGTTGCTCTCCCCCGGTTCAGTGCAGATTTATTACGGCGATGAATCTGAACGCCCATTCGGCCCAACCGGCTCCGATCCGCTGCAGGGCACGCGCTCAGACATGAACTGGCAGGATGTCGCAGGCAATCAGGCGGCGACCGTTAAGCACTGGCAAATTCTCGGACAGTTCCGGGCGCGCCATCCGGCCATTGGCGAAGGCACGCAAACCACGCTTTCCCTCAAGCAAGGCTACGGTTTCGTGCGCCAGCATCAGGGCGATAGCGTGATGGTGGTCTGGGCCGGAAATCGGTAA
- a CDS encoding L-xylulose 5-phosphate 3-epimerase has protein sequence MRQHPLGIYEKALSKDLSWPERLVLAKSCGFDFVEMSVDETDERLSRLEWSTTQRASLVEAMLETGVAIPSMCLSAHRRFPFGSRDESVRERAREIMTKAIKLARDLGIRTIQLAGYDVYYEEHDAGTQQRFAEGLAWAVEQAAAAQVMLAVEIMDTAFMNSISKWKKWDDMLASPWFSVYPDVGNLSAWGNDVTAELTLGIDRIAAIHLKDTQPVTEQSPGQFRDVPFGEGCVDFVGVFKALNQLNYRGAFLIEMWTEKAKEPVLEIIEARRWIEARMQEGGMTC, from the coding sequence ATGCGTCAGCATCCGTTAGGGATTTACGAAAAAGCGCTGTCGAAAGATCTCTCCTGGCCGGAGCGCCTGGTGTTAGCCAAAAGCTGCGGTTTTGATTTCGTCGAAATGTCGGTGGACGAAACCGACGAGCGCTTATCCAGGCTGGAGTGGAGTACCACGCAGCGCGCGTCGCTAGTCGAAGCGATGCTGGAAACGGGCGTCGCCATTCCCTCTATGTGCCTGTCAGCGCACCGCCGTTTTCCGTTTGGCAGCCGCGATGAATCCGTGCGCGAACGCGCGCGCGAAATCATGACCAAGGCGATCAAACTGGCGCGCGATTTGGGCATTCGCACCATCCAACTGGCGGGTTACGACGTCTATTACGAAGAGCATGACGCGGGCACTCAGCAACGCTTTGCCGAAGGACTGGCGTGGGCGGTGGAGCAGGCCGCCGCCGCGCAGGTGATGCTGGCAGTGGAGATCATGGATACCGCGTTCATGAACTCGATCAGCAAATGGAAAAAGTGGGACGACATGCTCGCGTCCCCCTGGTTTAGCGTCTATCCAGACGTCGGCAACCTGAGCGCGTGGGGCAACGACGTCACCGCCGAACTGACGCTGGGCATCGACCGGATCGCCGCTATCCACCTGAAAGACACCCAACCGGTGACCGAACAAAGCCCAGGACAATTTCGCGATGTACCGTTCGGCGAAGGCTGCGTCGATTTTGTCGGCGTGTTTAAAGCACTGAATCAGCTCAACTATCGTGGCGCATTTCTCATTGAAATGTGGACCGAAAAAGCCAAAGAGCCGGTACTGGAAATTATCGAAGCGCGGCGCTGGATTGAAGCCCGTATGCAGGAAGGAGGCATGACATGCTAG
- a CDS encoding 2-ketogluconate transporter: protein MTISSHALQADIPRQRWLRIIPPILIACIISYMDRVNIAFAMPGGMDEELGITATMAGLAGGIFFIGYLFLQVPGGKIAVHGSGKKFIGWSLVAWAVISVLTGIVTNQYQLLALRFLLGVAEGGMLPVVLTMISNWFPDAERGRANAIVIMFVPIAGIITAPLSGWIITALDWRWLFIIEGLLSLVVLVLWTQTIYDRPQEARWISDAEKKYLVETLAAEQRAIAGKEVKNASLSAVLSDKTMWQLIALNFFYQTGIYGYTLWLPTILKELTHSTMGQVGMLAILPYVGAIAGMFLFSSLSDRTGKRKLFVSLPLIGFALCMFLSVALKENIWLAYAALVGCGFFLQSAAGVFWTIPARLFSAEMAGGARGVINALGNLGGFCGPYAVGVLITLYSKDAGVYCLAISLALASLLALLLPAKCDAGAQPNPSVNSHKRAA, encoded by the coding sequence ATGACTATTTCTTCTCATGCTCTACAGGCGGATATTCCGCGCCAACGCTGGTTGAGAATAATCCCCCCTATTCTTATCGCCTGCATTATTTCTTATATGGACCGCGTGAATATCGCCTTCGCGATGCCAGGTGGTATGGATGAAGAGTTAGGCATCACCGCCACGATGGCGGGTTTAGCGGGCGGGATATTCTTTATCGGTTATCTGTTTCTGCAAGTTCCCGGCGGCAAAATCGCCGTACACGGCAGCGGTAAAAAATTCATCGGCTGGTCGCTAGTCGCCTGGGCGGTGATCTCCGTTCTGACGGGTATTGTCACTAATCAGTATCAGCTGCTGGCCCTGCGCTTTTTACTTGGCGTGGCAGAAGGCGGAATGCTGCCAGTGGTGCTCACCATGATCAGTAACTGGTTCCCGGACGCCGAGCGCGGTCGCGCTAATGCGATAGTGATCATGTTCGTGCCAATTGCCGGGATTATCACTGCGCCTCTTTCCGGCTGGATTATTACCGCCCTCGACTGGCGCTGGCTGTTTATCATCGAAGGGCTGCTGTCGCTGGTGGTGCTGGTGCTGTGGACGCAGACCATCTACGACCGACCGCAGGAGGCGAGATGGATTTCCGACGCCGAGAAAAAGTATCTGGTTGAGACGCTAGCCGCCGAGCAGCGCGCCATCGCGGGCAAAGAGGTGAAAAATGCCTCCCTGAGCGCGGTGCTGTCGGACAAAACCATGTGGCAGCTGATCGCCCTGAACTTCTTCTATCAGACCGGGATTTACGGTTACACCCTGTGGCTGCCGACCATTTTGAAAGAACTGACGCACTCCACGATGGGACAGGTCGGGATGCTCGCCATTCTGCCCTATGTTGGCGCAATTGCCGGAATGTTCCTGTTCTCTTCCCTCTCTGACCGTACCGGCAAACGCAAACTGTTCGTCTCTCTGCCGCTGATCGGCTTTGCGCTGTGCATGTTCCTCTCCGTTGCATTAAAGGAAAACATCTGGCTGGCGTATGCCGCGCTGGTCGGCTGCGGCTTCTTCCTGCAGTCGGCGGCGGGCGTGTTCTGGACCATTCCGGCGCGTCTGTTCAGCGCAGAAATGGCAGGCGGCGCGCGCGGCGTGATTAACGCCCTCGGCAACCTCGGTGGCTTCTGCGGCCCTTATGCAGTGGGCGTGCTGATTACGTTGTACAGCAAAGATGCGGGGGTGTACTGCCTGGCGATCTCTCTGGCACTGGCTTCGCTGTTGGCGCTGCTGTTGCCCGCGAAATGCGACGCAGGTGCGCAGCCCAATCCGTCGGTGAATTCGCACAAGCGTGCGGCCTGA
- a CDS encoding chemotaxis protein, resembles cheA: protein MTNTGFIIGAYPCAPSFHQKGEMEEREFWRQLADTPDIRGLEQPCLENLHPLGDAWLFRHTPGDWEIVVTAVMETMRRRGVNGGFGLASADETQRRESVAFYRQLLEKIVAVNARFPGKVTALEMQAAPQSGNGSVEQATDAFSRSIAEIANWDWPCDLVLEHCDAMTGTAPRKGFLPLENVLDVLRGTDISVCINWARSAIEGRNTSLPLAHVQATLKAGKLGALMFSGTTATGEYGDWQDLHAPFSSFCTESLMSSEHVNELFTAASAATLKFSGIKLLEINANADVSHRIAILRDGISVLKKAAQ from the coding sequence ATGACAAACACCGGTTTTATTATTGGTGCGTACCCCTGCGCACCCTCGTTTCATCAGAAAGGGGAAATGGAAGAGCGTGAATTCTGGCGTCAGCTTGCTGATACGCCGGACATTCGCGGCCTTGAACAACCTTGTCTGGAAAACCTGCACCCGCTTGGGGACGCGTGGCTGTTCCGCCATACGCCGGGCGACTGGGAAATCGTGGTCACGGCAGTGATGGAAACCATGCGTCGGCGCGGCGTCAACGGCGGATTTGGCCTCGCGTCTGCCGACGAAACGCAGCGTCGCGAAAGCGTGGCGTTTTATCGGCAGCTGTTAGAGAAGATTGTCGCGGTCAACGCGCGCTTCCCCGGCAAAGTAACCGCCCTGGAAATGCAGGCCGCACCGCAGTCCGGTAATGGCTCTGTGGAACAGGCCACCGACGCCTTTTCCCGCTCAATCGCCGAAATTGCCAACTGGGACTGGCCGTGCGATCTGGTGCTCGAACACTGTGACGCCATGACCGGAACCGCGCCGCGCAAAGGTTTTTTACCGCTCGAAAACGTTCTGGACGTGCTGCGCGGGACTGATATCAGCGTATGTATCAACTGGGCGCGCTCGGCCATTGAAGGGCGCAATACCAGCCTGCCACTTGCGCATGTACAGGCCACATTGAAGGCGGGCAAGCTCGGCGCACTGATGTTTTCAGGCACCACGGCGACGGGCGAGTATGGCGACTGGCAGGATCTTCACGCGCCGTTTTCTTCGTTCTGCACCGAAAGTTTAATGTCGTCTGAACATGTTAATGAATTATTTACTGCGGCAAGTGCTGCAACATTGAAATTCTCCGGTATCAAATTACTGGAAATAAATGCTAATGCTGACGTCAGCCATCGCATCGCTATTTTGCGCGACGGTATTAGCGTTCTGAAAAAAGCAGCACAATAA
- a CDS encoding 3-keto-L-gulonate 6-phosphate decarboxylase: MSRPLLQLALDHTSLQAAQRDVALLQESVDIVEAGTILCLTEGLSAVRALRQQCPDKIIVADWKVADAGETLAQQAFDAGANWMTIICAAPLATVEKGHAVAAARGCEIQMELFGNWTLDDARAWHRAGVKQAIYHRGRDAQASGQQWGEVDLARMKALSDIGLQLSITGGITPADLPLFREINVKAFIAGRALAGAANPPQVAHEFHTQIREIWGE, encoded by the coding sequence ATGAGCCGACCATTACTACAGCTGGCGCTCGACCATACCTCTCTTCAGGCCGCGCAGCGCGATGTGGCGCTGTTGCAGGAAAGCGTTGATATCGTCGAAGCGGGCACCATTCTGTGCCTCACCGAAGGCCTTTCGGCAGTGCGCGCTTTGCGCCAGCAGTGCCCAGACAAAATCATTGTTGCCGACTGGAAAGTGGCCGATGCAGGCGAAACGCTGGCACAGCAGGCCTTTGATGCAGGCGCTAACTGGATGACGATTATTTGCGCTGCACCGCTCGCCACGGTTGAGAAAGGCCACGCGGTCGCCGCCGCGCGCGGGTGCGAAATCCAGATGGAACTGTTCGGTAACTGGACGCTGGACGATGCCCGCGCGTGGCATCGCGCAGGCGTGAAACAGGCGATTTATCATCGTGGACGTGACGCGCAGGCCAGCGGCCAGCAGTGGGGGGAAGTGGATCTCGCCAGAATGAAAGCTCTGTCTGACATAGGCCTGCAGTTGTCGATCACCGGCGGCATCACCCCGGCGGATTTACCGTTGTTCCGCGAGATTAACGTCAAAGCCTTTATCGCCGGACGGGCGCTGGCAGGCGCTGCCAATCCGCCGCAGGTCGCCCATGAGTTCCACACGCAAATCCGCGAAATCTGGGGAGAATAA
- a CDS encoding sugar isomerase involved in processing of exogenous sialic acid, whose amino-acid sequence MIFGHISQPNPCRLPQAIERALEFLRTTDFTAQEPGVVEIDGRNIFAQILDLTTKEHHENRPEVHRRYLDIQFLAWGEEKIGFAIDTGNNEISESLLEQRDIIFYHQMENESFIEMIPGNYAIFFPQDVHRPQCHQHKESAIRKIVVKVAVSELI is encoded by the coding sequence ATGATATTCGGACATATTTCGCAGCCAAACCCGTGCCGTTTGCCGCAGGCGATTGAACGGGCGCTCGAATTTCTACGTACCACTGATTTCACGGCGCAGGAACCCGGTGTGGTGGAGATCGACGGGCGCAATATCTTCGCTCAGATCCTCGATCTCACCACCAAAGAGCACCACGAAAACCGCCCGGAAGTACATCGCCGCTATCTGGATATTCAATTTCTGGCGTGGGGTGAAGAGAAAATAGGTTTTGCGATCGACACTGGAAATAATGAAATAAGTGAATCATTACTGGAACAAAGAGACATTATTTTTTATCACCAGATGGAAAACGAATCGTTTATTGAAATGATCCCGGGCAATTACGCCATTTTTTTCCCGCAGGATGTGCATCGCCCGCAATGTCATCAGCACAAGGAATCGGCCATTCGGAAAATTGTCGTTAAAGTGGCTGTCAGCGAATTGATTTAA